A window of the Glycine max cultivar Williams 82 chromosome 1 unlocalized genomic scaffold, Glycine_max_v4.0 Gm01_scaffold_166, whole genome shotgun sequence genome harbors these coding sequences:
- the LOC102667317 gene encoding uncharacterized protein yields the protein MLNEYIFLKKQNVVLNQERVMVMEEKNRIQILLQGMQNALNTYNAFQRSPSLNVAGMNANFAVVPQPRVYNKTPQGVSTITSIAAAMQNTSNTQLLTRPVNTNVDTGNFSTPMISVSDKKRKDTEAVNGPIVAKKPRGRPPGRKNQVQGENTSPQSSNAVNNQVVSWPSSSATQSSSGNCAPSGSLVQGSNAVKGSFNHPPLFVPDNSPIPKTPTTQSSQSDTYVSPTKIYPAASCNGEASPTCCTMNPTNKVMVGPETQMAYKENSHCNSPIEVDTGKSSKKDDVRSKLNFDASNMPESLDKSLSNEVYTSESDKEVDISDIDFSNLMDCCPFLGITSEDFSYHPVPTHSKDNASTYCFYLMLQFLLCYLMLVSGIVFIFI from the exons ATGCTGAATGAgtatatatttttgaagaaacaaaatgtGGTCCTGAATCAAGAAAGAGTCATGGTGATGGAAGAGAAAAACAGGATTCAAATACTGTTGCAAGGCATGCAGAATGCCCTGAACACTTACAATGCTTTTCAGAGGTCACCCTCACTGAATGTCGCGGGGATGAATGCAAATTTTGCAGTAGTTCCTCAACCGAGAGTTTATAACAAAACTCCTCAAG GTGTTTCTACTATTACAAGTATTGCTGCTGCCATGCAAAACACATCTAATACACAGTTGCTTACTAGACCTGTCAACACCAATGTGGACACTGGAAACTTCTCAACACCCATGATTAGTGTGTCTGacaagaagagaaaagataCTGAAGCAGTAAATGGGCCTATAGTTGCAAAGAAACCTCGTGGTAGACCACCTGGCAGGAAAAATCAAGTCCAAG GTGAAAACACATCACCACAATCAAGTAATGCTGTCAACAACCAAGTAGTTTCTTGGCCATCTTCTTCTGCAACTCAATCATCATCTGGGAACTGTGCACCCAGCGGATCACTGGTTCAAGGATCCAATGCTGTCAAAGGCTCATTCAATCACCCTCCACTTTTTGTTCCAGACAATTCCCCAATTCCAAAGACACCTACAACACAATCCTCTCAGAGTGATACATATGTATCCCCTACTAAAATTTATCCTGCTGCATCTTGCAACGGAGAGGCTAGTCCTACTTGTTGCACTATGAATCCAACCAACAAAGTTATGGTTGGCCCTGAAACACAAATGGCTTATAAAGAGAACAGTCATTGCAATTCTCCTATCGAAGTAGATACAGGCAAATCAAGTAAGAAGGATGACGTAAGGAGCAAACTGAACTTTGATGCCTCTAATATGCCTGAGAGCTTGGACAAATCATTGTCTAATGAGGTTTATACATCTGAGTCTGACAAGGAAGTTGACATATCTGACATTGATTTTTCCAACTTGATGGATTGCTGCCCATTCCTAGGAATCACATCCGAAGATTTTTCTTACCATCCAGTTCCAACTCATTCCAAGGATAATGCTTCAACGTATTGTTTCTATTTAATGTTGCAATTCCTTCTTTGTTATTTAATGCTTGTATCTGgcattgtttttatctttatttaa